In a genomic window of Nesterenkonia halotolerans:
- a CDS encoding proline--tRNA ligase has translation MPLRLSHLFLRTLRDNPADAEVASHQLLVRAGYIRRAAPGVYTWLPLGLTVLRKIEEIVREEMHRIGAQEVHFPALLPKEPYEATGRWDDYGDGIFRLKDRKEADYLLAPTHEEVFTLLVKDLYSSYKDLPLSIYQIQTKYRDEARPRAGLLRGREFIMKDSYSFALTEEDQRAAYDDHRAAYLRIFDRLGLPVVPVNAVSGAMGGSASEEFLFPCDIGEDTFVESDGGFRANVEAVTTPTPEPIDHTNLPAAQVHHTPGTDTIATLVDAANTHQPREDREWTAADTLKNVVVAAVLPDGSRRIVVLGVPGDRDVDLKRAEATIGGIIGVGGEVALEAANEADLKKNPGLVRGYIGPGLSLDAPVLGAQGSTGITYLVDPRVVAGSSWITGANEADQHVFGLVAGRDFGWDGIIEAVVVQEGDPAPDGSGPLRTRRGIEMGHIFHLGTRYAEALGLQVLDVNGKLATVTMGSYGFGVTRALAAIAEATHDEKGLIWPAAIAPADVHLVATGKGDEVYAAAESLITQLEDAGLSVIYDDRPKVSPGVKFGDAELLGVPMLVTVGRGLKNGTIELKDRRSGESHEVAVDEAAAAVLEHVKGLQNLKGAR, from the coding sequence GTGCCGCTCCGCCTGTCCCACCTGTTCCTCCGCACGCTGCGCGACAACCCGGCCGACGCCGAGGTCGCCAGCCACCAGCTGCTGGTCCGCGCCGGCTACATCCGCCGCGCCGCGCCGGGCGTCTACACCTGGCTGCCGCTGGGGCTGACCGTGCTGCGGAAGATCGAGGAGATCGTCCGCGAGGAGATGCACCGGATCGGCGCCCAGGAGGTCCACTTCCCCGCACTGCTGCCCAAGGAGCCCTACGAGGCCACCGGCCGCTGGGACGACTACGGCGACGGCATCTTCCGGCTCAAGGACCGCAAAGAGGCGGACTACCTGCTCGCGCCCACCCATGAGGAGGTCTTCACCCTGCTGGTGAAGGACCTCTACAGCTCCTATAAGGACCTGCCGCTCTCGATCTACCAGATCCAGACCAAGTACCGCGACGAAGCACGCCCCCGGGCAGGCCTGCTCCGCGGACGCGAGTTCATCATGAAGGACTCCTACTCCTTCGCGCTCACCGAAGAGGACCAGCGCGCGGCCTACGACGACCACCGCGCGGCCTATCTGCGCATCTTCGACCGCCTGGGGCTGCCCGTGGTCCCTGTCAACGCCGTCTCCGGTGCGATGGGCGGCTCCGCCTCGGAGGAGTTCCTCTTCCCCTGCGACATCGGCGAGGACACCTTCGTCGAGTCCGACGGCGGCTTCCGCGCCAACGTCGAGGCCGTCACCACGCCGACGCCGGAGCCCATCGACCACACGAACCTGCCCGCCGCGCAGGTGCACCACACCCCCGGCACCGACACCATCGCCACCCTGGTCGACGCCGCGAACACCCACCAGCCCCGGGAAGACCGGGAATGGACCGCCGCGGACACGTTGAAGAACGTGGTCGTCGCGGCCGTGCTGCCCGATGGTTCTCGGCGCATCGTGGTCCTGGGCGTGCCCGGCGACCGCGACGTGGACCTCAAGCGCGCGGAGGCCACCATCGGCGGAATCATCGGCGTCGGCGGCGAAGTGGCCCTGGAGGCGGCCAACGAGGCCGACCTGAAGAAGAACCCCGGACTGGTCCGCGGCTACATCGGTCCCGGCCTGTCCCTGGACGCCCCCGTCCTCGGAGCTCAAGGCAGCACCGGGATCACCTACCTGGTGGATCCCCGTGTGGTGGCCGGCAGCAGCTGGATCACCGGCGCCAACGAGGCCGATCAGCACGTGTTCGGCCTGGTGGCCGGGCGCGACTTCGGCTGGGACGGGATCATCGAGGCCGTGGTCGTCCAAGAGGGCGATCCGGCCCCCGACGGCTCGGGCCCGCTGCGCACCCGTCGCGGCATCGAGATGGGACACATCTTCCACCTCGGCACCCGCTACGCCGAGGCGCTGGGCCTGCAAGTCCTCGACGTCAACGGCAAGCTCGCCACCGTCACCATGGGCTCCTACGGCTTCGGCGTCACCCGCGCGCTGGCCGCCATCGCCGAGGCCACGCATGACGAGAAAGGCCTGATCTGGCCCGCCGCCATCGCTCCGGCCGACGTGCACCTGGTCGCCACCGGCAAGGGTGACGAGGTCTACGCCGCCGCCGAGTCGCTGATCACCCAGCTCGAAGACGCCGGCCTCAGCGTGATCTACGACGATCGTCCGAAGGTCTCCCCCGGCGTGAAGTTCGGCGACGCCGAGCTGCTCGGAGTTCCGATGCTGGTCACCGTGGGCCGCGGTCTGAAGAACGGCACGATCGAGCTCAAGGATCGTCGCTCGGGCGAGTCTCATGAGGTCGCCGTGGATGAAGCCGCAGCGGCGGTGCTCGAACACGTCAAGGGTCTGCAAAACCTCAAGGGCGCGCGCTGA
- a CDS encoding TSUP family transporter: MVGGSLEITWVTLLLLIAAGFAAGWVDAVVGGGGLLQLPAMLMIPGITPVQALATNKLGSIFGTTTSAITYARRVKPAMGTALPMAVAALLASYCGAVVAASLPERIILPLILLALIGVGVFTAVRPQVGQLEKLRHVGMGHLARAVMIGMILGFYDGVLGPGTGTFLVIALVTVLGYNFLNSSAQAKVVNVATNLGALLYFAPAGHVLLGLGLVLGAANMAGGYLGARMAIAKGSKFIRVVFLIVVFALVIKLGYDVAVDLFG, encoded by the coding sequence CTGGTCGGGGGCAGCCTCGAGATCACCTGGGTGACCCTGCTGCTGCTCATCGCCGCAGGCTTCGCGGCCGGGTGGGTGGACGCCGTCGTCGGCGGGGGCGGTCTGCTACAGCTGCCGGCGATGCTGATGATCCCGGGGATCACCCCGGTGCAGGCGCTGGCCACGAACAAGCTCGGCTCGATCTTCGGCACCACCACCTCAGCGATCACCTACGCCCGGCGGGTGAAGCCGGCGATGGGCACGGCCCTTCCGATGGCTGTCGCCGCGCTGCTGGCAAGCTATTGCGGCGCCGTCGTCGCCGCCTCGCTGCCGGAGCGGATCATCCTGCCACTGATCCTGCTGGCGCTGATCGGCGTCGGCGTGTTCACCGCTGTCCGACCGCAGGTGGGCCAGCTGGAGAAGCTGCGACACGTGGGCATGGGGCATCTGGCGCGCGCCGTCATGATCGGCATGATTCTGGGCTTCTACGACGGCGTGCTGGGTCCCGGCACCGGAACGTTCCTGGTCATCGCCCTGGTCACCGTGCTGGGCTATAACTTCCTGAACTCCTCCGCGCAGGCCAAGGTGGTCAACGTGGCCACCAACCTGGGAGCGCTGCTCTACTTCGCGCCCGCCGGGCACGTGCTGCTGGGCCTGGGCCTGGTGCTCGGCGCCGCGAACATGGCCGGCGGCTACCTCGGAGCGCGGATGGCGATCGCCAAGGGCTCGAAGTTCATCCGGGTGGTGTTCCTGATCGTGGTCTTCGCCCTGGTGATCAAGCTGGGCTACGACGTCGCCGTCGACCTCTTCGGCTGA
- a CDS encoding ribosome maturation factor RimP: MAIAPRPTGAQRFTDARTAKIAELIIPTVTDQGLYLEELELSPSGGTTTLKVSVDQPSGTDQVDLDTVAALSQAISARLDEEDVLPELDSYELEVSTPGATRPLTEPRHFERNLGRLLEITPTGGSPILARLTAVHDDSITVAEQKPAPKKGMPVKYADPAEIGFASITQARVQVEFSHTE, encoded by the coding sequence ATGGCCATCGCCCCACGCCCCACCGGAGCGCAGCGCTTCACAGATGCCCGCACCGCGAAGATCGCCGAGCTGATCATCCCCACGGTCACCGACCAGGGCCTCTACCTGGAGGAGCTCGAGCTCAGCCCCAGCGGCGGGACCACCACGCTGAAGGTCTCGGTGGACCAGCCCTCGGGCACCGACCAGGTGGACCTGGACACGGTCGCCGCCCTGTCCCAGGCGATCTCCGCGCGGTTGGACGAGGAGGACGTGCTCCCCGAGCTCGACAGCTACGAGCTGGAGGTCTCCACCCCGGGTGCGACCCGGCCGCTCACCGAGCCCCGGCACTTCGAGCGCAACCTGGGTCGGCTGCTGGAGATCACCCCGACCGGAGGCAGCCCGATTCTGGCCCGGCTCACTGCGGTTCACGACGACTCCATCACGGTGGCCGAGCAGAAGCCCGCACCCAAGAAGGGCATGCCGGTGAAGTACGCGGATCCCGCCGAGATCGGTTTCGCGTCGATCACCCAGGCGCGAGTGCAGGTAGAGTTTTCCCACACGGAGTAG
- a CDS encoding YlxR family protein yields MVPVRTCIGCRRQVAQDDVVRLVLIAADDAGSAPEQVVWDAARVLPGRGAWLHPQRECFDTAVKRKAFNRAFRRPVDTSSLELHDIIGTNGPSSSVSTSVQTSRD; encoded by the coding sequence ATGGTTCCAGTGCGTACCTGTATCGGTTGTCGCCGTCAGGTCGCCCAGGACGACGTGGTGAGGCTTGTCCTCATCGCAGCCGACGACGCCGGATCCGCACCTGAGCAGGTGGTGTGGGACGCCGCCCGGGTTCTTCCCGGACGGGGCGCCTGGCTGCACCCGCAGCGCGAGTGCTTCGACACCGCAGTCAAGCGGAAGGCCTTCAACCGGGCGTTCCGCCGGCCTGTGGATACGAGCTCACTTGAGCTGCACGACATTATCGGCACCAACGGCCCCAGCTCGTCGGTCAGCACTTCGGTGCAGACATCAAGAGACTGA
- a CDS encoding GNAT family N-acetyltransferase, which produces MEMLRQRVPLWSPSADAAAARVHRATRGQVRVLTHGDTPALHRLLATDPVAHVSVTTTVRARQSAGPGRGRNSAVVMGIDGENGLEAACWAGSNIIPVAATPEQAELFGVAVGALRRRVASIYGEAEAAVELYDATGWTDARDVRPEQPLMSMTEPSPIPPLPTARLSVPEDFSRVEKASAAMFTEELGFSPYAQGASQYRERVRGLIDAGHSIIAEDPQTGEIAFKAEFGAVSPDVVQIQGVWVRPSFRGQGLAAPGMAAVVEHGLRLAPTVSLYVNSYNTAAIRTYQRVGFTQVGTFATILF; this is translated from the coding sequence ATGGAGATGCTCAGGCAACGAGTGCCCCTGTGGTCTCCGTCAGCTGACGCCGCCGCAGCTCGAGTGCACCGCGCGACCCGCGGCCAAGTCCGCGTGCTCACCCACGGGGACACCCCTGCCCTGCACCGGCTGCTCGCCACCGATCCGGTCGCGCATGTCTCGGTGACCACCACCGTGCGTGCCCGGCAGAGCGCCGGACCCGGGCGAGGCCGCAACAGCGCCGTGGTCATGGGCATCGACGGCGAGAACGGACTCGAGGCGGCCTGCTGGGCGGGCAGCAACATCATCCCGGTGGCCGCCACGCCGGAACAGGCTGAACTCTTCGGTGTGGCGGTGGGTGCGCTGCGCCGCCGCGTGGCCTCCATCTATGGGGAGGCCGAGGCCGCCGTCGAGCTCTATGACGCCACCGGCTGGACCGACGCCCGTGACGTCCGGCCCGAGCAGCCGCTGATGTCGATGACCGAGCCTTCCCCGATCCCGCCGCTGCCGACCGCGCGGCTGTCCGTGCCCGAGGATTTCTCCCGGGTGGAAAAGGCCAGTGCGGCGATGTTCACCGAGGAGCTGGGCTTCTCTCCCTATGCCCAGGGAGCAAGCCAATACCGCGAGCGGGTCCGAGGACTCATCGACGCCGGGCATTCGATCATCGCCGAGGACCCGCAGACCGGAGAGATCGCCTTCAAGGCCGAGTTCGGCGCCGTCAGCCCCGACGTCGTGCAGATTCAGGGCGTCTGGGTGCGGCCGAGCTTCCGCGGACAGGGCCTCGCCGCGCCGGGAATGGCCGCCGTGGTCGAGCATGGACTCAGGCTGGCGCCCACGGTGAGCCTCTACGTGAACAGCTACAACACCGCGGCGATTCGGACCTACCAGCGCGTCGGATTCACTCAGGTGGGGACCTTCGCGACCATACTGTTCTAG
- the infB gene encoding translation initiation factor IF-2, giving the protein MAKARVHELAKELGITSKEALAKLQGMGEFVKSPSSTVEPPVAKKLRQAFPDAKPAEAPASNSTPASRPGPQKSDGASTPAADSSAPAQSGSSAAPSPGSSAPRPGGIKPGPKPAPKPAAKAEPEAPQAAEKPAEKPAQQEPAAPEASKPAAKPATGSKPGGPRPGNNPYATSQGMGAERQAPRPGGTGGPRPGPKPAGPRPGNNPFAPQQGMRTERGGGPRPRGGQGAPGGAPRPGAPRPAGGARPGAPAAGGAARPAAARPGGPKPSMMPSQTPAPAGGRPGAPAGGPPRGGRGGGPRRGGAAGAFGRGGSKAKARKSKRAKRQEMEQRQSREIGGVRVPKGDGSVTVRLRRGSSLGDFAEKINAEPAAMVTVLMKLGEMATANQSLDEETFHLLGEELGYPVQIVSPEDEDRELLETFDINIEDELAAEGSEELSARAAVVTVMGHVDHGKTRLLDSIRKANVTAGEAGGITQHIGAYQVHVDHEGVERGLTFIDTPGHEAFTAMRARGAKVTDIAVLVVAADDGVMPQTVEALNHAKAANVPVVVAVNKMDKEGASPDKVRGQLAEYGLVPEEYGGDTMFVNVSALNNLHIDELLEAVLLTADAALELTANPNKAARGVAIEANLDKGRGAVATVLVQSGTLRVGDNMVAGTAHGRVRAMFDEHGETVKEALPSRPVQVLGLSSVPRAGDTFLSTSDDRTARQIAEKREAVERNAQLAKRRKRISLEDFDQAVAEGKIDTLNLILKGDVSGAVEALEDALLKIDVGADVQLRVIHRGVGAITQNDVNLATVDNAVILGFNVRPAERVTDLADREGVDMRFYSVIYAAIDDIEAALKGMLKPEYEEAALGSAEVREVFRSSKFGSIAGSIVRSGLIRRNAKARLVRDGNVVADNLTIESLKRFKDDATEVRDGFECGIGLGSFNDIREGDSIETWEMREIPRS; this is encoded by the coding sequence GTGGCCAAGGCCCGCGTACACGAGCTCGCCAAAGAGCTCGGCATCACCTCGAAAGAAGCCCTCGCGAAACTGCAGGGTATGGGCGAGTTCGTGAAATCGCCCTCCTCCACCGTGGAGCCCCCGGTGGCGAAGAAGCTGCGTCAGGCATTCCCCGACGCCAAGCCCGCCGAAGCTCCCGCTTCCAATTCCACTCCGGCCTCCCGGCCCGGTCCGCAGAAGTCCGACGGCGCGTCCACACCCGCCGCTGACTCCTCGGCCCCGGCTCAGTCCGGTTCCTCCGCGGCACCGTCTCCAGGTTCCTCGGCTCCGCGTCCCGGCGGCATCAAGCCCGGACCGAAGCCGGCGCCCAAGCCTGCCGCAAAGGCCGAACCCGAAGCCCCCCAGGCTGCGGAGAAGCCTGCCGAGAAGCCTGCACAGCAGGAGCCAGCCGCCCCTGAGGCGTCGAAGCCCGCTGCCAAGCCGGCCACCGGCTCCAAGCCCGGCGGACCCCGCCCGGGCAACAACCCCTACGCCACGAGCCAGGGCATGGGTGCCGAGCGCCAGGCCCCGCGTCCCGGCGGAACCGGCGGCCCCCGCCCCGGTCCCAAGCCGGCTGGACCACGTCCGGGCAACAACCCGTTCGCACCCCAGCAGGGCATGCGCACCGAACGCGGCGGCGGACCCCGTCCCCGCGGCGGTCAGGGCGCCCCCGGTGGCGCACCTCGTCCGGGTGCACCTCGCCCGGCAGGCGGCGCACGTCCCGGCGCACCGGCAGCAGGCGGCGCAGCCCGTCCGGCAGCCGCACGTCCGGGAGGCCCCAAGCCTTCGATGATGCCCAGCCAGACCCCGGCACCCGCCGGTGGTCGTCCGGGCGCACCGGCCGGTGGACCGCCTCGCGGCGGTCGCGGCGGCGGTCCTCGTCGTGGCGGCGCAGCAGGTGCCTTCGGGCGCGGCGGCTCCAAGGCCAAGGCTCGCAAGTCGAAGCGCGCAAAGCGTCAGGAGATGGAGCAGCGCCAGTCCCGCGAGATCGGCGGCGTGCGCGTTCCCAAGGGTGACGGCAGCGTCACCGTGCGGCTGCGCCGCGGCTCCTCGCTGGGCGACTTCGCCGAGAAGATCAATGCCGAGCCGGCAGCCATGGTCACCGTGCTGATGAAGCTCGGTGAGATGGCGACGGCCAACCAGTCCCTCGACGAAGAGACCTTCCACCTGCTGGGCGAAGAGCTGGGCTATCCGGTCCAGATCGTCTCCCCGGAGGACGAGGATCGCGAGCTGCTCGAGACCTTCGACATCAACATCGAGGACGAGCTGGCAGCAGAGGGCTCCGAGGAGCTCTCGGCCCGCGCAGCAGTCGTCACCGTCATGGGTCACGTCGACCACGGCAAGACCCGACTGCTGGACTCCATCCGTAAGGCGAACGTGACCGCAGGCGAAGCCGGCGGCATCACCCAGCACATCGGCGCCTACCAGGTCCACGTGGACCACGAGGGCGTCGAGCGCGGCCTGACCTTCATCGATACTCCCGGTCACGAGGCGTTCACCGCCATGCGTGCCCGTGGTGCGAAGGTCACCGACATCGCCGTGCTGGTCGTCGCCGCCGATGACGGCGTCATGCCGCAGACGGTGGAAGCGCTGAACCACGCGAAGGCCGCCAACGTGCCGGTCGTCGTCGCAGTCAACAAGATGGACAAGGAAGGCGCCTCGCCGGACAAGGTCCGCGGTCAGCTGGCCGAATACGGTCTGGTGCCCGAGGAGTACGGCGGCGACACCATGTTCGTCAACGTCTCCGCGCTGAACAACCTGCACATCGACGAGCTGCTGGAAGCCGTTCTGCTCACCGCAGATGCGGCCCTGGAGCTCACGGCGAACCCGAACAAGGCAGCACGTGGTGTGGCCATCGAGGCGAACCTGGACAAGGGTCGCGGCGCCGTGGCCACTGTGCTGGTCCAGTCCGGCACGCTGCGGGTGGGCGACAACATGGTCGCCGGCACTGCCCACGGCCGTGTCCGCGCCATGTTCGATGAGCACGGTGAGACCGTCAAGGAGGCCCTGCCCTCCCGTCCGGTCCAGGTGCTGGGTCTGTCCTCGGTGCCTCGCGCCGGTGACACCTTCCTGTCCACTTCGGATGACCGCACCGCGCGTCAGATCGCTGAGAAGCGTGAGGCGGTGGAGCGCAACGCTCAGCTGGCCAAGCGCCGCAAGCGCATCAGCCTGGAAGACTTCGACCAGGCTGTGGCCGAGGGCAAGATCGACACCCTCAACCTCATCCTCAAGGGCGACGTCTCCGGTGCCGTGGAGGCCCTGGAAGACGCTCTGCTCAAGATCGATGTGGGTGCCGACGTGCAGCTCCGCGTCATCCACCGCGGCGTCGGTGCGATCACGCAGAACGACGTGAACCTGGCCACTGTGGACAACGCAGTGATCCTCGGCTTCAACGTGCGTCCTGCGGAGCGCGTGACCGACCTGGCTGACCGTGAAGGCGTGGACATGCGCTTCTACTCGGTCATCTACGCGGCCATCGATGACATCGAGGCAGCACTGAAGGGCATGCTCAAGCCCGAGTACGAGGAAGCGGCACTCGGCAGCGCCGAGGTCCGCGAGGTCTTCCGCTCCTCGAAGTTCGGCAGCATCGCCGGTTCGATCGTCCGGTCCGGTCTCATCCGCCGCAACGCCAAGGCCCGCCTGGTGCGCGACGGCAATGTGGTCGCAGACAACCTCACCATCGAGTCGCTCAAGCGGTTCAAGGACGATGCCACCGAGGTCCGCGACGGCTTCGAGTGCGGTATCGGCCTCGGATCCTTCAACGACATCCGCGAAGGTGACAGCATCGAAACCTGGGAGATGCGCGAGATTCCTCGCTCCTGA
- the nusA gene encoding transcription termination factor NusA → MDIDMSALRMLVKEREIPLERLIPAIEQALVLAYHKSPGALQHARAEIDQSTGHVTVWAKERDEDGTVIGEFDDTPRDFGRVAASTARQVIMQRIRDAEDDQVLGEFRGREGELISGTIQQGRNPNMIQVDLGSVEALLPPQEHVPGEEYIHGRRLRAFVVDVHRGMRGPSITLSRSHPGLVKKLFEHEVPEIADGSVEITAIAREAGHRTKIAVRAHQSGINAKGACIGSMGSRVRAVMTELNDEKIDIIDHSDDAAEFIAHSLSPSKVKSVTILDEATRSARVVVPDYQLSLAIGKEGQNARLAAKLTGWRIDIVSDATLAAP, encoded by the coding sequence GTGGATATCGATATGAGCGCACTGCGCATGCTCGTCAAAGAGCGAGAGATCCCGCTGGAGCGGCTGATTCCCGCCATTGAGCAGGCGCTGGTGTTGGCTTATCACAAATCACCCGGTGCGCTGCAGCACGCTCGGGCAGAGATCGATCAGTCCACGGGTCACGTCACGGTCTGGGCCAAGGAGCGCGACGAGGACGGCACGGTCATCGGCGAGTTCGACGACACTCCCCGCGACTTCGGCCGCGTGGCCGCCTCCACGGCGCGCCAGGTCATCATGCAGCGCATCCGCGACGCCGAGGACGATCAGGTCCTGGGTGAGTTCCGCGGCCGCGAGGGTGAGCTGATCTCCGGCACCATCCAGCAGGGTCGCAACCCGAACATGATCCAGGTGGATCTGGGCAGCGTCGAGGCGCTGCTTCCCCCGCAGGAGCACGTCCCCGGCGAGGAGTACATCCACGGCCGGCGGCTCCGCGCCTTCGTCGTCGACGTCCACCGCGGCATGCGCGGCCCCTCCATCACACTGTCCCGCTCCCACCCGGGCCTGGTGAAGAAGCTCTTCGAGCACGAGGTCCCGGAGATCGCCGACGGCAGCGTGGAGATCACCGCCATCGCCCGCGAGGCCGGGCACCGCACCAAGATCGCGGTCCGTGCCCACCAGTCGGGCATCAACGCCAAGGGTGCCTGCATCGGCTCCATGGGCTCCCGCGTCCGCGCGGTGATGACCGAGCTCAACGACGAGAAGATCGACATCATCGATCACTCCGACGACGCCGCCGAGTTCATCGCCCACTCGCTGTCGCCTTCTAAGGTGAAATCGGTGACGATCCTGGACGAGGCCACCCGCAGCGCCCGCGTGGTCGTCCCGGACTATCAGCTCTCGCTGGCCATCGGGAAAGAGGGGCAGAACGCCCGGCTTGCCGCGAAGCTCACCGGCTGGCGGATCGACATCGTCTCCGACGCCACGCTGGCCGCTCCCTGA
- the ispG gene encoding flavodoxin-dependent (E)-4-hydroxy-3-methylbut-2-enyl-diphosphate synthase → MPSAPPPVLAPRRKTRNFQVGSVGVGSDHRVSVQSMTTTKTHDINGTLQQIAELTASGCDIVRVACPTDKDAEALKIIAAKSQIPVIADIHFQPKYVFAAIDAGCGAVRVNPGNIRQFDDKVGEIAKAAGDAGVSLRIGVNAGSLDKRIMDKYGKATPEALVESAVWEASLFEEHGFHDFKISVKHNDPVIMVQAYQMLAERGDWPLHLGVTEAGPAFQGTIKSSVAFGTLLAQGIGDTIRVSLSAPPAEEVKVGNQLLESLNLRPRKLEIVSCPSCGRAQVDVYTLADDVTAGLEGMTVPLRVAVMGCVVNGPGEARDADLGVASGNGKGQIFVKGEVIKTVPEDQIVETLIEEANRLAEEMERESDGDAQATSAPVVSVS, encoded by the coding sequence ATGCCCTCCGCGCCGCCGCCAGTGCTGGCCCCGCGCCGGAAGACGCGCAACTTCCAGGTCGGGTCAGTGGGTGTGGGCAGTGACCACCGCGTCTCGGTGCAGTCGATGACGACCACCAAGACCCACGACATCAACGGCACCCTGCAGCAGATCGCCGAGCTCACCGCTTCGGGCTGCGACATCGTGCGTGTTGCCTGCCCCACGGACAAGGACGCTGAGGCGCTGAAGATCATCGCCGCAAAGTCGCAGATCCCGGTGATCGCCGATATCCACTTCCAGCCCAAGTATGTCTTCGCGGCGATCGACGCCGGCTGCGGCGCGGTCCGTGTGAACCCGGGCAACATCCGGCAGTTCGACGACAAGGTCGGCGAGATCGCCAAGGCCGCCGGCGACGCCGGAGTCTCGCTGCGCATCGGCGTCAACGCCGGTTCGCTGGACAAGCGGATCATGGACAAATACGGCAAGGCGACCCCCGAGGCGCTGGTCGAGTCCGCCGTCTGGGAGGCCTCGCTGTTCGAGGAGCACGGCTTCCACGACTTCAAGATCTCGGTCAAGCACAACGACCCGGTGATCATGGTCCAGGCCTACCAGATGCTCGCCGAGCGCGGGGACTGGCCGCTGCACCTGGGTGTGACCGAGGCCGGCCCCGCCTTCCAGGGCACGATCAAGTCCTCGGTGGCCTTCGGCACGCTGCTGGCCCAGGGCATCGGAGACACCATCCGGGTCTCGCTGTCCGCGCCGCCGGCCGAAGAGGTCAAGGTCGGCAACCAGCTGCTGGAGTCGCTGAACCTGCGTCCACGCAAGCTGGAGATCGTCTCCTGCCCCTCCTGCGGCCGTGCCCAGGTGGATGTCTACACCCTCGCCGACGATGTCACCGCCGGCCTCGAGGGCATGACGGTTCCGCTGCGCGTGGCAGTCATGGGCTGTGTGGTCAACGGTCCGGGTGAGGCGCGCGACGCCGACCTCGGTGTGGCCTCCGGCAACGGCAAGGGCCAGATCTTCGTCAAGGGCGAGGTCATCAAGACCGTGCCCGAGGACCAGATCGTCGAGACGCTGATCGAAGAGGCCAACCGGCTGGCTGAGGAGATGGAACGCGAATCCGATGGAGATGCTCAGGCAACGAGTGCCCCTGTGGTCTCCGTCAGCTGA